In Ananas comosus cultivar F153 linkage group 7, ASM154086v1, whole genome shotgun sequence, the sequence GCTGAGCACTCTAACTTGGGAAAGAACGTCGGCGGGACGTCCGAAAAGGTTAAAGAGAAGTCGAGATTGGAAGAAATAGGTTCGGAGATTGCTAGTAGGCTGGGCGGCTCACCCTTGGCCGCCAAACTACTGGGAAGTGTGTTAAGCCGAAACAAAGATGAGGACCATTGGGATCAAATCCTGCAGAGTGATTTGTGGAACGTAGAGAATATCATTTCCCCCTCCTTTTGGTTGAGTTATAAGTATCTAAATGGACAGCTAAAGCATTGTTTTGTTTACTGCGCAGCGTTTCCTCAAGGTTTCATTTTCGAGAAAGATAAGCTAGTCCAAATGTGGGTGGCACAAGGCTTTATACCTCCTAGCAGTGACGAAAGACCGGAGGATGTTGGGGATCGCTACTTTGAGGAATTAGTTGATAGATCATTCTTTCAACCTGTTTGGAATGATAAATATATGATGCATAGCTTGATCCATGAATTGGCACAATCAATTGGTTCCGATGAGTTCTTCACATTTGCTGACCGGCCGCGGGGAATCCTGTCAAGAATAGCTCGTCATATAGCTTTTTCGTCAAGAACAGCTCGTCACATAACTGTTAGGACTGATGATCTACTGCAACTAGAGCGTGCGCTAAAGaacaataatattaatctaaagcATCTGCGCACTATTTTATTCTTCGGTGGGTATAAAGATTCTATCCCATTCTGTAATCTTCTCGACTCCATATTCCAACAGGCCAAAAGCATAAGAGTGCTGGATTTATCTCATACATGTATGACAGATTTGCCAAGCTCGATCGATAATTTAAAACACCTGCGATACTTGGATTTATGTGGTAACAGAGTAACGTCATTGCCTCAAGACCTTTGCTCGCTTTACCATCTGCAGGTGTTAAATGTTAAATGGTGCCCTCTTCAGCAACTGCCAGAAAAGATGAATAGATTGATTAACTTGAGACACATTTGTGCGGACACTCTGACAAGTTCAATAATATCTCAAATCCTAAAGCTTACAAACCTTCAGGAGCTAGAAAACTTTCGTGCTGGGAACAGCAATGAATTAAACGCCCTCGCATGCATGACCGAACTTAGGGGTCCTCTCCATGTTACGGATCTCCATCTTGTCAAGGTTGGAGAGGCTAAAGAGGGGATTTTGAAGGAATCGAAGCACCTAACTTCACTGTGGTTATCATGGGATTCTGAGGGACAAGGCATACGACAAGTAGATGATGCACAAACTACTCTTGATGAGAAAGTCCTGCAATGCCTTCAGCCACATGACAATCTTAAAGAGCTAAGAATTGATAGTTATGTCGGTCGTAGCCCACCCAAATGGATGCTAACAGATAATCGTCATTCCAACGTAAGATCCATGTACTTAATTGGTTGTGTTAATTTGCAAAACCTCCCACCTTTGGAGCTGCTGCCTAAACTTGAGATCCTAGAGATTAAAGGTATGCATGCATTGGAAAAAGTTAGCTGTCAATCACTTGGTCATGACTCGGTAAAAAAAGGGTTTCCAAGGTTGGAGAAACTTTCGATCGATGACCTGCCAAATTTAAAAGAGTGGACGGGGGTAGAGGATGGTCAGTTTTTTCCTTGCCTTTGTGAGCTTGTTGTTCGAAATTGTCCCACTCTAGAAAGATTTCCTTACATCCCTCAACTTAAGAATGTCCGTCTAGAAAATGTTGGACTGGTTTCTCTTATAGCATTCTTCAATGTATGCCTTTCGGAGGTCACGCTACCAGAaagcagcagtagcagtagcagcagcaaaGGGATTCCATTGGCATTTCCGACCATTTCTTCCATGTACATCAGCAAGTGTCCATACTTAATTTCTTTTGGGGAAAGCTCAAATCAACTATTTCTTCCTCGACTCTTTGAACTCGAGATACGAAACTGCCCGCAGCTTTGTTTGCTGCCAGATCTACCACCTACATTAACAAAATTGATTATTGAAGATGCTGGACTGGAAGAACTTCCAAGAATACAGGAGAAGGGCTTGACAGGTGGTGTTGAGATGGTGGGAACAGGTTCTTTTCTCTCAACCTTGCATATTAGTAGCTGCCCAAAGTTGAGTACCCTAAGTATAGGCTTGTTTCAGCAACAAGGACTCCGAAGACATCTTGGAAAGTTATCGCTCAAGAACTGTGAAAATCTCAAATCTGATCTGGACGAAGGGTTTAAAAAACTCACTGCACTAAAAGAGTTGACTATTATTGATTGTCCCAAGCTATTTATCTCTCATGTTCACGTATCTCTCAAGACGATTGAAGTCAGTGAGTGTTTTATTACTCAAGGTGCTCGGTTCGGTCATCAGAATCCACTTCTCCACTCTATTGAGACTGTAAAGATTATTGGCTGTCCACATGCAAATTCTGATGAAGTTCAAAAATTGAAGATGCCGGACTCATTTAAGCTGGACTCATTTAAGCACCTTACAGCCGTCGATCGCCTTTATTTGGTGAACACGTCTGTTCTCACACTTGATCTATTTACAGAACTTCGCTCACTGAGAATTCTGGATATAGATGGTTGCCAGAAATTTCTAACCAATCAGCCACAGCTTTTGCACTTCAGCAAACTCCAACATTTGAGCATCCGGAACTGCAAAGAGCTCCCATACCTCCCTGAGGATCTAAATACTCTTAAATCCCTCATGGAATTATGCATTGAAAATTGTCCTTTGATAACTTCTCTGCCTCAGAATGATCTGCCACCTTCACTCGAAAGCTTGTCTATCCGTGGATGCGATCCACTGTTGAAGCAACAGTGCCTAGATGCCAACTATTTCTTTCCAAAGATTTCTTACATTCCTTACATTTGCATTGAAGGAGAAGTAATACAATCAGGAGGAGGTAAGTCTACCAGCTGCAACTGCTCCTTCACCCTAAATTTTCTGTTTAGTCCCATGGCATCtatataatctatatctatatctatatatctatattatatatatataacatagtTGGATCCACGTGGCATGCAGAGGGCAAGGGtgagtttttcctttttcctgtctcttaaatttttctctcttcagATATAGAGAAGATGATTtggaacctttttttttttttaagtccaatctaattctttattttttattacaaaaatttcaaatatataaatttttacgcataacttttaaatagtttaggctgtttgtattaaatataaattttgattttataatattgagcatttagatatagattgtataataaaaaataaaagaaagattgatggagtttaagttaattttttattttaccaaatttagttgcgagaatcgcataaaatatactaactaaatcagTAAAGTTAAgcgatgcattcaaattttgaattcaaagtacCATTATCTTACTCAAATCTAATGTATAAAAAAgttggataataaaaataaaattttgaaaggttggataactgattcaaaatggttcataattcagaaaagttttatatatttttattttgagtttaATGCAAAATTTCAATGCCATATTTATGGTCTAATAAGCGatcaattttacatttaaatttttttggaatatccaaaatataattggtcgatttttaattttaacaattaggcTTTCTAAAATTCATTCGATAGTTTAACATATTCTTTCCTCATATGAAATCGGTAATGAAACAAAACTGATCAATGCTCAACTTTGACTTTGTTtggaagaaaaacaaaacataaaaaaaataaattgtagttTTGGTCCTCATACTATAAGATGCGTGAAATTTTACTCCTCAAACTTTCTTGGGTTACTATTTCTTGCTCAAACTATAAGGGACAATACTTtagtcttcaaattttgattagttGTAATTTCTGGCTCGAATTATGAaacatatgatattttaattctcaactCTTATTAGTGTTATAAATGTAActcttcttatatattttttttctttttttaaatactttttatatttttattcttatactttTACTGTAGCAATTGTTGTTTCGTCTTCAGTttctttatttgtattttttttttattctttgactcttcttttatttttttttcgttgtttcttctttctttagctttatttatttatttatttagttttatgGAATCGACCCGTCGTAACGCGCGGGTGCCTTCACTAGTAAAACTTGATTTCACTGTTTTGTGAGTCAATCAATACTTGGATGTTCATTATGGCCTATTAGATTCTGTAGAACCTTATGTTACATATTTTATCCTATATCTTCATTGATGCACGAATGAATTTGGTAAAATGTATATACCTCAAAAACAATTTCTAATGAAGGTCGATCCAtcaaaacatttttattttagtttgttGATATAAAATGGGATGAAAAACCTACTTCATAGGTACAATTGTGCTCAATAAGCTCATGATAAGTAGTAAAACAATGTCTAGAAGAGGTTTTCTTTCTCTTAATAAAGTTTccttatgaactattttgactCGGTAATAAACATTTTACTGCAGAGAACCCATGATATCTAGCTAGATAGAAATATAGAATTGTTTGCTTGAACAGCTTTCTTGTGAAGATAAATATGTTCTCAAAACTACATCTGTGTTATTTACTAATCAATCCGTTATGAGCAatcttgattttattttttgctgctATGCATAGACTCTGCAATGCTACATAAATTACTTTTTCTACATTTTGCttcaattaatttatattaccTAAAGTGATTGAGATATCTCATCCTAAGGACTTAAGCATTAGTACTAATACTCTGGTTGACTCCCGTGAGCTAACTAACTCACTTCAAAATAATCTCATTTCAGTTTTGCGGCATCCAGGACTCATCGTTTTGTTAGGCGTACTCAAGTTTTAAGGAACTTGATCGAGATGGTCTTGCATTTTGCTTAAACGGACGGAATTGGAGGTATATGTTGTGGTCTATTTTTGTTTAGCGCAATTTTATGGCTCTTTGTCATTTACCTTTTGGCGTTGTTTTTACAGGGTCTCTGTCAGCCtcaaaaacaacaaacaaacaaacaaaaaaaacaagaaaaaaaagagaaaaaaaaaaagaagagaaaataaattagtggaaaaaaaaagtgggaaAAAAGTGTGCTTAGCTTGGCCCTTGGCCCTTGCCCCAACTTCCTATTGCCATTGGACCAAGTTTCCATGCATGCATCTAACTAATCTGTGGTTTAGGGGGAAAGCCTTGATTCAGTGTGCATgtttattcaatatatttaattctTCGGTTGTGTGTCTATTctccgcaaaaaaaaaaaaaaaaaaaaaagtctaggGAAAAAGCTCTTGATTTAGTGTGCGTGTTTAttcaatatattataattttttggttgCGTGTCTACtctctgcaaaaaaaaaaaaaaaaaaagtctagtgGGAAGCCCTAAAAAAAAAGTCCCTTGATTCAGTGTGCGTatttattcaatatatataatttttggttGCGTGTT encodes:
- the LOC109712784 gene encoding putative disease resistance protein RGA3; its protein translation is MEPVLGHFASAFISAIVTELVNKGLTLFTKRNRLKMKLEQLEELLPKIRSLLTAAERRQTYHFTREQRLQLTKLRDAIYSADDVLDDFEYQHLERQSRKFNLWPGSTGVDMLEKAVDDIESVIKDFNHEFDFLNGSEPEHGDQDSPETTSQLPLARVFGREGEVRQILEMLERGGGENFRYRSGFGVLPIVGTAGVGKTTLAQLIYNHEFVKREFPTRMWVYVSDKFNVRKLTVKMIHSALDEEQQQQQLQLQLLPRKDYGSLQGAQADLERLLTGKRFMLVLDDVWEVINSEEWGNLCKPFRLAAKRSVVLVTSQIQYVACQIEPMDPVTLSGLDADDYWRLFKHSAFGGDDPAEHSNLGKNVGGTSEKVKEKSRLEEIGSEIASRLGGSPLAAKLLGSVLSRNKDEDHWDQILQSDLWNVENIISPSFWLSYKYLNGQLKHCFVYCAAFPQGFIFEKDKLVQMWVAQGFIPPSSDERPEDVGDRYFEELVDRSFFQPVWNDKYMMHSLIHELAQSIGSDEFFTFADRPRGILSRIARHIAFSSRTARHITVRTDDLLQLERALKNNNINLKHLRTILFFGGYKDSIPFCNLLDSIFQQAKSIRVLDLSHTCMTDLPSSIDNLKHLRYLDLCGNRVTSLPQDLCSLYHLQVLNVKWCPLQQLPEKMNRLINLRHICADTLTSSIISQILKLTNLQELENFRAGNSNELNALACMTELRGPLHVTDLHLVKVGEAKEGILKESKHLTSLWLSWDSEGQGIRQVDDAQTTLDEKVLQCLQPHDNLKELRIDSYVGRSPPKWMLTDNRHSNVRSMYLIGCVNLQNLPPLELLPKLEILEIKGMHALEKVSCQSLGHDSVKKGFPRLEKLSIDDLPNLKEWTGVEDGQFFPCLCELVVRNCPTLERFPYIPQLKNVRLENVGLVSLIAFFNVCLSEVTLPESSSSSSSSKGIPLAFPTISSMYISKCPYLISFGESSNQLFLPRLFELEIRNCPQLCLLPDLPPTLTKLIIEDAGLEELPRIQEKGLTGGVEMVGTGSFLSTLHISSCPKLSTLSIGLFQQQGLRRHLGKLSLKNCENLKSDLDEGFKKLTALKELTIIDCPKLFISHVHVSLKTIEVSECFITQGARFGHQNPLLHSIETVKIIGCPHANSDEVQKLKMPDSFKLDSFKHLTAVDRLYLVNTSVLTLDLFTELRSLRILDIDGCQKFLTNQPQLLHFSKLQHLSIRNCKELPYLPEDLNTLKSLMELCIENCPLITSLPQNDLPPSLESLSIRGCDPLLKQQCLDANYFFPKISYIPYICIEGEVIQSGGVLRHPGLIVLLGVLKF